The Salminus brasiliensis chromosome 8, fSalBra1.hap2, whole genome shotgun sequence genome has a window encoding:
- the LOC140560874 gene encoding nectin-1-like isoform X1 has product MNLLAHRLMVCLVSIQLCSTSTAIKVIGQRVTFTAGEEGILFCQLVDTSEQLTRITWQKRTPNSPKNENIFVITPDGKTENINGLGDRIEFIGNIQEYIGSVRLKNVNLADEGIYTCIFNIFPSGPFEREIPLTVHVPPVVSVNADVIPVAGDSEVILVTCTAKAQPEAHVSWNLGALSDLVKVETNVSAEPDGFYTVKSHLIGVASRELNQQKVQCLVNHPTLKEELILDYALVIHYPPQIVYIVSVNVPTASQEFRCVADANPQPTTFTWSRVNKTLSGRVDNEKLEILLDSNNNGLYMCKASNQYGNGTATMYMHISTGSSTACWSLFSTLVIGLAIFFISKCVFTWRFSKCISQLRERPSEHVPVPNTTGNHRDSSGRMNL; this is encoded by the exons ATGAACCTTCTTGCTCATCGTCTGATGGTCTGTCTTGTATCCATTCAGCTCTGCAGCACAAGTACAG CCATAAAGGTCATTGGTCAAAGGGTCACCTTCACAGCAGGAGAGGAAGGCATCTTGTTCTGTCAGCTGGTCGACACAAGTGAGCAACTTACACGGATTACATGGCAAAAAAGGACACCGAATAGCCCTAAGAATGAGAATATTTTTGTCATCACTCCAGACGGCAAAACAGAAAACATCAATGGATTAGGAGACAGAATTGAATTTATTGGAAACATTCAAGAATACATTGGTTCAGTTCGCCTGAAGAATGTGAACTTAGCAGATGAAGGAATCTACACGTGCATTTTCAACATCTTTCCAAGTGGACCctttgagagagagataccGCTTACTGTACATG TTCCTCCTGTCGTCAGTGTGAACGCTGATGTGATCCCTGTTGCTGGTGATTCTGAAGTGATCTTGGTAACCTGCACCGCTAAAGCTCAGCCTGAGGCACATGTTTCCTGGAATCTCGGTGCTCTGAGTGACCTTGTGAAGGTAGAAACTAATGTGTCTGCAGAACCTGATGGATTCTACACTGTCAAAAGCCACCTGATTGGTGTAGCATCCCGAGAGCTGAACCAGCAGAAGGTTCAGTGTTTGGTGAATCACCCTACCCTGAAGGAGGAGCTCATACTGGACTATGCACTAGTCATCCACT ATCCTCCGCAGATTGTGTATATAGTTTCAGTTAATGTTCCGACAGCATCCCAAGAATTTAGATGTGTTGCTGATGCCAATCCTCAACCAACCACGTTCACCTGGAGCAG GGTAAACAAGACGCTTTCTGGCAGAGTTGATAATGAGAAGCTGGAAATCTTACTGGACTCTAATAATAATGGCCTGTATATGTGTAAAGCTTCAAACCAGTATGGAAATGGAACAGCCACTATGTACATGCATATTTCCACAG GATCCAGTACTGCCTGTTGGAGTTTGTTCTCCACCCTTGTCATTGGACTtgctatattttttatttcaaaatgtGTCTTTACTTGGAGATTTTCCAAATGTATTTCACAACTGAGAGAAAG GCCTTCTGAGCATGTTCCTGTGCCCAATACCACAGGGAACCACAGGGACAGCAGTGGCAGAATGAACTTATAA
- the LOC140560874 gene encoding nectin-1-like isoform X2 gives MNLLAHRLMVCLVSIQLCSTSTAIKVIGQRVTFTAGEEGILFCQLVDTSEQLTRITWQKRTPNSPKNENIFVITPDGKTENINGLGDRIEFIGNIQEYIGSVRLKNVNLADEGIYTCIFNIFPSGPFEREIPLTVHVPPVVSVNADVIPVAGDSEVILVTCTAKAQPEAHVSWNLGALSDLVKVETNVSAEPDGFYTVKSHLIGVASRELNQQKVQCLVNHPTLKEELILDYALVIHYPPQIVYIVSVNVPTASQEFRCVADANPQPTTFTWSRVNKTLSGRVDNEKLEILLDSNNNGLYMCKASNQYGNGTATMYMHISTGSSTACWSLFSTLVIGLAIFFISKCVFTWRFSKCISQLREREPQGQQWQNELIKLCELVV, from the exons ATGAACCTTCTTGCTCATCGTCTGATGGTCTGTCTTGTATCCATTCAGCTCTGCAGCACAAGTACAG CCATAAAGGTCATTGGTCAAAGGGTCACCTTCACAGCAGGAGAGGAAGGCATCTTGTTCTGTCAGCTGGTCGACACAAGTGAGCAACTTACACGGATTACATGGCAAAAAAGGACACCGAATAGCCCTAAGAATGAGAATATTTTTGTCATCACTCCAGACGGCAAAACAGAAAACATCAATGGATTAGGAGACAGAATTGAATTTATTGGAAACATTCAAGAATACATTGGTTCAGTTCGCCTGAAGAATGTGAACTTAGCAGATGAAGGAATCTACACGTGCATTTTCAACATCTTTCCAAGTGGACCctttgagagagagataccGCTTACTGTACATG TTCCTCCTGTCGTCAGTGTGAACGCTGATGTGATCCCTGTTGCTGGTGATTCTGAAGTGATCTTGGTAACCTGCACCGCTAAAGCTCAGCCTGAGGCACATGTTTCCTGGAATCTCGGTGCTCTGAGTGACCTTGTGAAGGTAGAAACTAATGTGTCTGCAGAACCTGATGGATTCTACACTGTCAAAAGCCACCTGATTGGTGTAGCATCCCGAGAGCTGAACCAGCAGAAGGTTCAGTGTTTGGTGAATCACCCTACCCTGAAGGAGGAGCTCATACTGGACTATGCACTAGTCATCCACT ATCCTCCGCAGATTGTGTATATAGTTTCAGTTAATGTTCCGACAGCATCCCAAGAATTTAGATGTGTTGCTGATGCCAATCCTCAACCAACCACGTTCACCTGGAGCAG GGTAAACAAGACGCTTTCTGGCAGAGTTGATAATGAGAAGCTGGAAATCTTACTGGACTCTAATAATAATGGCCTGTATATGTGTAAAGCTTCAAACCAGTATGGAAATGGAACAGCCACTATGTACATGCATATTTCCACAG GATCCAGTACTGCCTGTTGGAGTTTGTTCTCCACCCTTGTCATTGGACTtgctatattttttatttcaaaatgtGTCTTTACTTGGAGATTTTCCAAATGTATTTCACAACTGAGAGAAAG GGAACCACAGGGACAGCAGTGGCAGAATGAACTTATAAAGCTGTGTGAGCTGGTCGTCTAA